Proteins from one Staphylococcus aureus genomic window:
- a CDS encoding ABC transporter ATP-binding protein has protein sequence MIKLENVFVKKGNKNILDGCNFNFEKGKSYALVGESGAGKSTLLNIIAGFEDVSQGSIYIEDKLLKKKVDFYRYTLGYLFQNFALLENQTISQNLGLALKFKKNKKDNMNLKKEVLKKVGLDLDIKRIVSSLSGGEQQRVALARLILKDPKIILADEPTGSLDTKNGKIVIDLLLKLLDENKTMIVVTHDLELAKRFDVIVNISELRS, from the coding sequence GTGATAAAACTTGAAAATGTTTTTGTAAAAAAAGGTAATAAAAACATTTTAGACGGATGTAACTTTAATTTTGAAAAAGGAAAATCATATGCTTTAGTTGGAGAAAGTGGCGCTGGAAAATCTACTTTACTTAACATAATCGCCGGGTTCGAAGATGTATCACAAGGAAGCATATATATTGAAGATAAGTTACTAAAAAAGAAAGTCGATTTTTATAGATATACGTTAGGGTATTTGTTTCAAAATTTTGCTTTACTTGAAAATCAAACAATCAGTCAAAATTTAGGTTTAGCCCTAAAGTTCAAAAAGAATAAAAAAGATAATATGAACTTAAAGAAAGAAGTATTAAAAAAGGTCGGCCTAGATTTAGATATCAAGAGAATTGTTAGTTCTCTAAGCGGTGGTGAACAACAAAGAGTAGCATTGGCAAGATTAATATTAAAAGATCCGAAAATCATTTTAGCTGATGAACCTACTGGATCACTAGATACGAAAAATGGAAAAATAGTTATTGATTTATTATTGAAGCTACTTGATGAAAATAAAACTATGATTGTCGTAACGCATGATTTAGAGCTTGCGAAACGATTTGATGTCATAGTCAATATTTCTGAGCTTAGAAGTTAA
- a CDS encoding bacteriocin-associated integral membrane family protein, protein MKKFKLFLDFSTLLLISGLLFLFFFKENEEIIPESSNILTISNWDKSNSKSKVLDVIESGAKNQNIQIIKSVKDFDNKKEFFVFNSKRNNSDFIRNKTSLLTPSDLLNREIKGKYYIIGEHFNVEELTSELKKAGLTSEVEYINRNILFFELVIDNDLLVPFIFLGVLYLLYFLYDRGYNLKFYAIQKLHGFSTTRIIFHNIHIKIIYWLVLTTIFFIANILIIHIANLELDFLMFIRRFIVLLFVFACITTLLWLISYSLLLKLSIPLTLKGKKGYKFSIFMGTFTKCIMVLILSFLLAQNLNAYTKLKNIYDSEKIWQKLDNYYTLEISPNIRNSEEKQILETNIYNLIKKSEQLGGLLLKNNNIANPDKNNYIPENGNVFFINNNFLNFYKNINHDFKMIVNHSDKINVFIPPRLQYQKSEIQKNHQGWIDFQKQQNKKVDVQVLSKNVSVFSFDRTTNLKFGYLDSPIVMLLTPDDLTGDFYLAAVSQGGYLFKDLDTLKQLLKDNHLEEEISGITNYKDSVLNELNETKTKMIITIVTIIINVFILLIATVFETIQYFSWNKKQLLLRKIHGYSLFSSNVRYLTISILLSIMLAYTTHILFGSKILLFIIMSIAIIQHLLQIAYIKYLEKYFKDLMREI, encoded by the coding sequence ATGAAAAAATTCAAATTATTTTTAGATTTTAGTACTTTATTATTAATTTCAGGGCTATTATTTTTATTTTTCTTCAAAGAAAATGAAGAAATTATACCTGAAAGTTCCAATATTTTAACAATCTCTAATTGGGATAAATCTAACAGTAAATCAAAAGTGTTAGATGTCATTGAATCAGGCGCCAAAAATCAAAATATACAAATAATTAAATCCGTTAAAGATTTTGATAATAAAAAAGAATTTTTTGTTTTCAACTCAAAACGAAATAATTCTGACTTTATACGTAATAAAACATCACTTTTAACTCCATCAGATTTATTAAACAGAGAGATAAAAGGAAAGTATTATATTATTGGTGAACATTTCAATGTAGAAGAGCTTACGAGTGAATTAAAAAAAGCTGGTTTAACATCTGAAGTTGAATACATAAATAGAAACATATTATTTTTTGAATTAGTCATAGATAATGATTTATTAGTGCCTTTCATATTCTTAGGCGTATTATATCTTTTGTACTTCTTATATGACAGAGGATATAATTTGAAATTTTATGCTATTCAAAAGCTACATGGCTTTTCAACTACACGCATTATTTTTCATAATATTCATATAAAAATCATTTATTGGCTAGTACTTACCACTATTTTCTTTATTGCTAATATATTAATCATTCATATAGCCAATTTAGAATTGGATTTCTTAATGTTTATTCGTAGATTTATCGTGTTGCTTTTTGTTTTTGCTTGTATTACTACATTGTTGTGGCTGATTTCGTATAGTCTTCTTTTGAAGTTAAGTATTCCATTAACCTTAAAAGGGAAAAAAGGATATAAGTTTTCAATATTTATGGGTACCTTCACCAAATGTATCATGGTGCTAATACTATCTTTTTTACTGGCACAAAATTTAAATGCTTATACGAAGTTAAAGAATATATATGACTCTGAAAAAATCTGGCAAAAGTTAGATAATTACTATACATTAGAGATTTCTCCTAATATTAGAAATTCAGAAGAAAAACAAATTTTAGAAACTAATATATACAATTTAATTAAGAAAAGCGAACAACTTGGTGGATTGCTTTTAAAGAATAATAATATAGCCAATCCCGATAAAAACAATTACATTCCTGAAAATGGCAATGTCTTTTTTATCAATAACAATTTTCTGAATTTCTATAAAAATATAAATCATGATTTTAAAATGATTGTCAATCATTCGGATAAAATAAACGTGTTTATTCCTCCAAGGTTACAATATCAAAAATCTGAAATTCAAAAAAATCACCAAGGATGGATTGACTTTCAAAAGCAACAAAACAAAAAAGTAGATGTGCAAGTACTGTCAAAAAACGTATCTGTTTTTTCTTTTGATCGCACAACTAATTTGAAATTTGGATATCTAGATTCTCCAATAGTAATGTTGTTGACACCTGACGATTTAACAGGAGATTTTTATTTAGCTGCTGTTTCTCAAGGTGGATATCTATTTAAAGATTTAGATACACTTAAACAGTTGCTTAAAGATAATCACCTAGAAGAAGAAATTAGCGGTATAACTAATTACAAGGATTCTGTGTTAAATGAATTAAATGAAACGAAAACAAAAATGATAATAACAATAGTTACTATTATTATTAACGTTTTCATTCTTTTGATAGCTACTGTATTTGAAACAATTCAATATTTTAGCTGGAATAAAAAGCAACTATTATTAAGAAAAATTCATGGTTATTCATTATTCAGCAGTAATGTACGTTATTTAACAATTTCTATTTTACTTTCTATTATGTTAGCTTACACTACGCATATTTTATTTGGTTCAAAGATATTACTATTCATAATAATGTCTATTGCTATTATTCAACATTTACTTCAAATTGCTTATATTAAATATCTTGAAAAATACTTTAAAGATTTAATGAGGGAGATTTAA
- a CDS encoding lactococcin 972 family bacteriocin, which yields MKKKFVSSCIASTILFGTLLGVTYKAEAATVHVAGGVWSHGIGKHYVWSYYSHNKRNHGSTAVGKYSSFSGVARPGVQSKASAPKAWGGNKTFYSLH from the coding sequence ATGAAAAAGAAATTTGTTTCTAGTTGTATTGCTAGTACAATCTTATTCGGCACTTTATTAGGTGTAACTTATAAAGCTGAAGCTGCAACAGTACATGTAGCTGGTGGTGTTTGGAGCCATGGTATTGGAAAACATTACGTATGGTCTTATTATAGTCACAATAAAAGAAATCATGGTTCAACAGCAGTAGGGAAATATTCATCTTTTAGTGGTGTTGCTCGACCTGGTGTTCAATCTAAGGCATCTGCTCCAAAGGCTTGGGGTGGAAACAAAACATTTTATAGTCTTCACTAA
- a CDS encoding YxeA family protein — protein sequence MKRTLIIVTIVLLIIILSLLLVRNEHLDRFNPLLKEKVSYAKVPKDTQDYRNITVYSKNGEKKSYKLDFLGYDPTKEYVKVNHKGKYVRSIEYITKDIPSFLK from the coding sequence ATGAAAAGAACTTTAATTATTGTAACAATTGTACTATTAATCATCATACTTAGTCTGTTATTGGTTAGAAATGAGCATTTAGATCGTTTTAACCCACTGTTAAAAGAAAAAGTATCTTATGCCAAAGTTCCAAAAGATACCCAGGACTATAGAAATATAACTGTATACTCTAAAAATGGAGAAAAAAAGAGTTATAAATTGGATTTTTTAGGTTATGATCCTACAAAAGAATATGTGAAAGTAAATCATAAAGGGAAATATGTGCGTTCGATAGAATACATTACAAAAGATATTCCTAGCTTTTTAAAATGA